The genomic segment GCAGAGCACCAGCACGTCTTCAGTTTGGGCAAGTGTGGCCAGGCGGTCCGCCCAGTCGTCGTAAAACGTGGCCAGGCAGTGGATGTATTCAGGGCTGTCAAAAGGCAGCTCGGTGGTCACCGGGTATTCCATGGGGTACTCGGTGGCGCCGGGCAGCAACATGCCTTCGACAATGCGGCGCGCCTGGCCGGGCCGGCCTTTTTTGCGGAAATAGGCCACGTGGCCGGCCGCTCGGATGGCGCGGTCGGAGCGCACGCTCATCAAATCGGGGTCACCGGGCCCAGGCCCGCGCAGAGGATGCGTCCCATCAAATTTCCCTCCGGCTGGCGAGTGCATTCACTGCTGCCACGGTGATGGCGCTGCCGCCCAGGCGCCCGTGCACCACCATGCTGGGGGCGGGCAGGTCGGCCATGAGCGCGACCTTGGATTCGGCGGCACCCACAAAGCCCACCGGGCAGCCGATGATGGCCGCGGGGCGCGGGCAGGCTGGGTCTTGCAACATATTGAGCAAATGAAAGAGTGCGGTCGGCGCATTGCCGATGGCCACCACGGCGCCTGCCAGATGGGGGCGCCATAGCTCCAGCGCAGCGGCGCTGCGGGTGGTACCCATGGACTTGGCGAGCTCGCGCACTGAAGGGTCTTGCAGGGTCGATATCACCTGGTTGTCGGCCGGTAGGCGGGTGCGGGTAATGCCTTCGCTCACCATGCGCACGTCGCACAAGATGGGTGCACCGGCTTCCAGTGCCGTGCGGGCGGCATCGGCCATGCCTTCAGAGAAGCGCACATGGGCTTCCAGCCCGACCATGCCGGCAGCATGGATCATGCGGACGACGGCCAGCTCTTCGATAGGGTTGAAGCGAGCCAGATCCGCTTCGGAGCGGATGATGGCAAATGACTGTCGGTAGATGGCGTCGCCATCGGTTTCATACGTATGGCGCATGCAATCGTTGTTGTTCTAGGTAGGCGGCAATGCCTGCTGCGTCGAGGCCGGTGGCGTCGGGCGTGCTTTGGGCGGTGCCGTGGTCAATCAGGTGGTAGCCCGCATCACTCGCCACCAATGTGAGGGTGGCGCCGTGGTGGGCGCAGCCCTTGGTACAGCCCGACACATGGGCCGTGCGGCCGGCGGGCAACAAAGGGGCAAGAAGGCGGGCCAGCGCGCGGGTGGGGCCCAGCGCCTGGGTGCAACCGGGGGCACCGGTGCAGGCCATGACGCGCAGTCGGGCATCGTCAGGGCGGCTGATCAGCTCGGGCAGGTTCGGCGCGGTGTTCAGGCCTTCGAGCACCAAACTGCGCCAGGGGGTGATGCGGAGTGGGGCGAGGGCTGCGAGCTGGTGCAGGGTTTCGGCGGGCAATTGGCCGAATTCCAGGCCGACCACCCTGCCGGTGGCGGAGGGGCCAACCGTGAATGCTTGTGCTGTGGCTTTTGGCACTAGTGTACCGGTGAATTTGGCGGGCAGGGCCTGGCGTTGTAGCAGGCTGGCCATGCGGCCACGGCCGTTGACCACACCACCAGACGCTACAAACCAGCGGGCCAACTCTATGGCGCTTTGGGCTGCTTGCGCTGGATCCACGCAGGCGCCGGTGTTAGCGCCATCGGCATAGACCAGCACCTGATCGCCCATGCGCTCCAGACGGATGTCGGCAGAGCCCGCCCGCAGCACCGGCTGTGCGCCCAAGTCGATGGCGAAGCCGAATTTGCTGGGCAGGGTGGGTGCGTCGGGCGCTGCCAGTGCGATGGTTAGCGCCTCGCAAATGGCGGGCGTGCCGTCAGAGTCAGTCCAGAAAGGACTAATTAACAGGTTGCGGCGAGCTTCGATGTCAGCACGCTCATCGAGCAAGCCCAAAGAGCGCAGGCCGTTGATCAAGGCGGGGTAGCTGTCGGGGCAAACGCCGCGCAGCTGCAGGTTGGCCCGGCTGGTGAGTTCCAGCACGGGTGATGCGTATTGCTGCGCCAATCCGGCCAGTCCTTGCGCCTGCATGGGCGTGAGGCACCCCAAGGTCGGCCGGACTCGCACCACCAGCCCGTCGCCGGACGGCATGGGCCGCAGCGCGCCGGGGCACCAGCCCTGAATGCGGGGCTCGCTGGCAGTGGGGGGGAAAGATGGCTTTGCACGAGGGGAAACGCGTCGGTAACTCTCAAGTATCTCACTATCCCCTCTCTAAAAACCTCACTATGCATGACCAACCTTAATGCAGCTTGACGCACGTATGATCGTGCGCCCAGCCCTGTTGCAAGCCCCGTTTCGGCACCGTTACCAGATTCGTTCTCTCCATGACTACTGAATTCACCCCCCAGCATTGGGCCGGCGCCGTGGGCGTCGCCCTGATCGTTGCCCTGTGGGTAGACCGCCGCTGGGGCGAGCCCCCGGTGCGCATGCACCCGGTGGTGTGGATGGGTAACTTCTTGGGCCGTGCGGGTGATCGGGTGCAGCGGCTGGCACTGCAAGACCCGGAGGCCCGGGATTTAAGGGCTTTTGTGCTCGCTGCGCTCATGTGGATTGCGGGTGCTGCTCTGTTTTTGATAGCGGCTTTGCTACTGCAAGGGGCTACTTTAGAGCTGCCCTGGTGGGCTGCCGGCGTGCTGATGGGTCTGCTGCTCAAGCCCATGCTCGCACTGGCCATGCTCAAAAGCGAGGTGCAGGCCGTGGAGGCGGCGCTCTCCGTATCGCTGGACGCCGGGCGGGAACGCCTGCGCTGGCTGGTGAGCCGGGATGTGACGCAGCTCACCGAAGTGCAGGTGCGCGAGAGCGCTATCGAAACCCTGGCCGAGAACCTCAACGATTCGGTGGTGGCGCCCATGTTCTGGTTTTTGCTGCTGGGTTTGCCGGGCGCCGTGCTCTACCGCTTTGCCAACACGGCCGATGCCATGTGGGGCTACCCGGGTGTGTACAAGGGGCAAAACTGGGCCTGGGCCGGCAAGTGGGCCGCCCGCGCCGACGACGTGCTGAGCTGGGTACCAGCGCGCATTACGGCCGTGCTGCTCTTGCTGGTCGCCGGCCGGCGCGGCTGGGCCCTGCGCAGCCCACTTCGCGCCGAGGCCCGCAAAACCCCGTCACCCAACAGCGGCTGGCCCATGGCCGCCATGGCCTTGGTGCTGGGTGTGGCCTTGCACAAACCGGCGGTGTATGTGCTCAACCCCGAGGGGCGCGCGGCACAGGC from the Rhodoferax potami genome contains:
- a CDS encoding precorrin-8X methylmutase; the protein is MRHTYETDGDAIYRQSFAIIRSEADLARFNPIEELAVVRMIHAAGMVGLEAHVRFSEGMADAARTALEAGAPILCDVRMVSEGITRTRLPADNQVISTLQDPSVRELAKSMGTTRSAAALELWRPHLAGAVVAIGNAPTALFHLLNMLQDPACPRPAAIIGCPVGFVGAAESKVALMADLPAPSMVVHGRLGGSAITVAAVNALASRREI
- the cobG gene encoding precorrin-3B synthase; amino-acid sequence: MLESYRRVSPRAKPSFPPTASEPRIQGWCPGALRPMPSGDGLVVRVRPTLGCLTPMQAQGLAGLAQQYASPVLELTSRANLQLRGVCPDSYPALINGLRSLGLLDERADIEARRNLLISPFWTDSDGTPAICEALTIALAAPDAPTLPSKFGFAIDLGAQPVLRAGSADIRLERMGDQVLVYADGANTGACVDPAQAAQSAIELARWFVASGGVVNGRGRMASLLQRQALPAKFTGTLVPKATAQAFTVGPSATGRVVGLEFGQLPAETLHQLAALAPLRITPWRSLVLEGLNTAPNLPELISRPDDARLRVMACTGAPGCTQALGPTRALARLLAPLLPAGRTAHVSGCTKGCAHHGATLTLVASDAGYHLIDHGTAQSTPDATGLDAAGIAAYLEQQRLHAPYV
- the cbiB gene encoding adenosylcobinamide-phosphate synthase CbiB; this translates as MTTEFTPQHWAGAVGVALIVALWVDRRWGEPPVRMHPVVWMGNFLGRAGDRVQRLALQDPEARDLRAFVLAALMWIAGAALFLIAALLLQGATLELPWWAAGVLMGLLLKPMLALAMLKSEVQAVEAALSVSLDAGRERLRWLVSRDVTQLTEVQVRESAIETLAENLNDSVVAPMFWFLLLGLPGAVLYRFANTADAMWGYPGVYKGQNWAWAGKWAARADDVLSWVPARITAVLLLLVAGRRGWALRSPLRAEARKTPSPNSGWPMAAMALVLGVALHKPAVYVLNPEGRAAQAADTKAAQVYASKAVLAQVVIALVALLLIAIGV